One part of the Methylobacterium terrae genome encodes these proteins:
- a CDS encoding SDR family oxidoreductase: protein MRLNGKVAIVTGAGGGFGEGIAKRYAAEGARVAVLDLRGDAAERVAAEIGASAIAIAADVGSAADVEAAVKRTTEAFGTPHILVNNAGTTHRNQPLMEVDEEAFDRVFRVNVKSIFHFVRALAPAMRDNGGGVILNVGSTAGIRPRPGLTWYNASKGAVNLMSKSLAVELAPWKIRVNALCPVMGETGLLEAFMGVPDTPENRAKFVATIPLGRMSRASDIANVALFLASDEAEFITGVEMPIDGGRTV from the coding sequence ATGAGGCTGAACGGCAAGGTCGCGATCGTCACCGGCGCCGGCGGCGGCTTCGGCGAGGGCATCGCCAAGCGCTACGCGGCGGAGGGCGCCAGGGTCGCGGTGCTCGACCTGCGCGGCGATGCCGCCGAGCGCGTCGCGGCCGAGATCGGCGCGTCGGCGATCGCCATCGCGGCCGATGTCGGCAGCGCCGCGGACGTCGAGGCGGCGGTCAAGCGCACCACCGAGGCCTTCGGCACGCCCCACATCCTCGTCAACAATGCCGGCACCACCCACCGCAACCAGCCGCTGATGGAGGTCGACGAGGAGGCCTTCGACCGGGTGTTCCGGGTCAACGTGAAGTCGATCTTCCACTTCGTCCGCGCACTGGCGCCGGCGATGCGCGACAACGGCGGCGGCGTGATCCTGAACGTCGGCTCGACCGCCGGCATCCGGCCCCGTCCCGGCCTGACCTGGTACAACGCCTCGAAGGGGGCGGTGAACCTGATGTCGAAGTCGCTCGCCGTCGAGCTGGCGCCCTGGAAGATCCGCGTCAACGCGCTCTGCCCGGTGATGGGCGAGACCGGCCTCCTCGAGGCCTTCATGGGCGTGCCGGACACGCCGGAGAACCGGGCGAAGTTCGTCGCCACGATCCCGCTCGGCCGGATGTCGCGCGCCTCCGACATCGCCAACGTGGCGCTGTTCCTGGCCTCGGACGAGGCCGAGTTCATCACCGGCGTCGAGATGCCGATCGACGGCGGGCGGACGGTCTGA
- a CDS encoding phasin family protein, which produces MAATQHSEQAKKTEPMKSAPDGASNGIDNGAAQVSKMADIAKDNVEKASALRGQTADNAQQIVQMSVETVSRTAREFTEQLQRTMGVGNEDGERFAEQARKNSEAVSRCGTVMNHAVQEAWRSSVELGQKRWQRNLEGLKRLAGARTMQEFSMLQSEMMRESVQSLVEDARTVTEASLRSFEEIGQICAGVTPLPASR; this is translated from the coding sequence ATGGCTGCGACCCAGCACTCCGAACAGGCCAAGAAGACCGAGCCGATGAAGAGCGCTCCGGACGGAGCGTCGAACGGGATCGACAACGGCGCCGCGCAGGTGTCCAAGATGGCCGACATCGCCAAGGACAACGTCGAGAAGGCCAGCGCCCTGCGCGGTCAAACCGCCGACAACGCGCAGCAGATCGTGCAGATGAGCGTCGAGACGGTCTCGCGCACGGCGCGCGAGTTCACCGAGCAACTGCAGCGGACGATGGGCGTCGGCAACGAGGACGGCGAACGCTTCGCCGAGCAGGCGCGGAAGAACTCCGAGGCGGTCAGCCGCTGCGGCACGGTGATGAATCACGCCGTGCAGGAGGCCTGGCGCAGTTCGGTCGAGCTCGGCCAGAAGCGCTGGCAGCGCAACCTCGAGGGGCTGAAGCGGCTCGCAGGGGCCCGCACGATGCAGGAATTCTCGATGCTCCAGAGCGAGATGATGCGCGAGAGCGTGCAGAGCCTGGTCGAGGATGCCCGCACCGTCACCGAGGCGTCGCTGCGCTCCTTCGAGGAGATCGGGCAGATCTGCGCCGGCGTGACGCCGCTGCCGGCGTCGCGCTAG
- the phnH gene encoding phosphonate C-P lyase system protein PhnH, translating to MLARGFHDPVHDAQGVFRAVMDALARPGTIQALATDLAPPGPLTPELAGIALALADADAPLWLDAGLARDPAVADFLRFHTGARITEDPSEAAFALVSDPAACPDFGVFAQGMPAYPDRSATLVLAVSDLSDREGWRLDGPGIRGSARLTAAPLPADSLARLARNHAGFPQGVDLILAAAGRLAALPRSTRVTGG from the coding sequence ATGCTGGCCCGCGGCTTCCACGACCCCGTCCACGACGCCCAGGGCGTCTTCCGCGCCGTGATGGACGCCCTGGCGCGCCCCGGCACGATCCAGGCGCTCGCGACGGACCTCGCGCCCCCCGGCCCGCTGACCCCCGAGCTCGCGGGGATCGCCCTGGCGCTCGCCGATGCCGACGCGCCGCTCTGGCTCGACGCCGGCCTGGCCCGTGACCCGGCGGTGGCGGACTTCCTGCGCTTCCACACCGGCGCCCGCATCACGGAGGACCCGAGCGAGGCCGCCTTCGCGCTGGTCTCGGATCCCGCCGCCTGCCCGGATTTCGGGGTCTTCGCGCAGGGAATGCCGGCCTATCCCGACCGCTCCGCCACCCTGGTGCTCGCGGTCTCCGACCTCTCCGACCGCGAGGGCTGGCGCCTCGACGGGCCGGGCATCCGCGGGAGCGCCCGCCTCACGGCCGCGCCCCTGCCGGCGGATAGCCTCGCCCGCCTCGCCCGCAACCACGCCGGCTTCCCGCAAGGGGTCGACCTGATCCTCGCCGCAGCCGGACGCCTCGCGGCGCTGCCGCGCTCCACCCGCGTCACCGGAGGCTAG
- a CDS encoding branched-chain amino acid ABC transporter permease, translated as MTRRSETLLAFAGAVLIVVLAYAVPWLRFVLTIALAKGLAVLGILLLLRAGQVSFGHALYLALAAYTVAFGALAIPEALLLLPLAAILAGLVGLLIGLFVVRYREIFFGMLNLALSMVFYSVLEKFYALTHGADGIRLPPVTVLGRPLAGESGEWTVLGIALVLALACGALVRVALASPLGEALAGIKTRETRLDFMGVSPKRVLLAAYVASAVMAGFAGAIIALTTRHVTPALSYWTTSGELVFIAILGGAGSVIGPFLGAAAYELTRVYAAATFANAWQMVLGLVLLGVIVFAPGGIWGMIASRRRAA; from the coding sequence GTGACCCGCCGCTCGGAAACGCTCCTCGCCTTCGCGGGCGCCGTGCTGATCGTCGTGCTCGCCTACGCGGTGCCGTGGCTGCGCTTCGTGCTCACCATCGCGCTCGCCAAGGGGCTGGCGGTGCTCGGCATCCTGCTGCTGCTGCGGGCCGGCCAGGTCAGCTTCGGCCACGCGCTGTACCTCGCGCTCGCCGCCTACACGGTCGCGTTCGGGGCGCTCGCCATCCCCGAGGCGCTGCTGCTCCTGCCCCTCGCGGCGATCCTCGCCGGACTGGTCGGCCTGCTGATCGGCCTGTTCGTGGTGCGCTACCGCGAGATCTTCTTCGGCATGCTGAACCTCGCGCTCAGCATGGTGTTCTACTCGGTGCTGGAAAAGTTCTACGCGCTGACCCACGGCGCCGACGGAATCCGGTTGCCCCCCGTCACCGTCCTGGGCCGGCCCCTGGCGGGAGAATCGGGCGAGTGGACGGTGCTGGGGATCGCCCTCGTCCTGGCGCTCGCCTGCGGCGCGCTCGTGCGGGTGGCGCTCGCTTCCCCGCTCGGCGAGGCGCTCGCCGGCATCAAGACCCGCGAGACCCGGCTCGACTTCATGGGCGTGTCCCCGAAGCGCGTGCTGCTCGCCGCCTACGTCGCGTCCGCCGTGATGGCGGGGTTCGCCGGCGCGATCATCGCGCTCACCACCCGCCACGTCACCCCGGCGCTGAGCTACTGGACCACCTCGGGCGAGCTCGTCTTCATCGCGATCCTCGGCGGGGCCGGCAGCGTGATCGGGCCGTTCCTCGGGGCCGCGGCCTACGAGCTGACCCGGGTCTACGCCGCGGCGACCTTCGCCAATGCCTGGCAGATGGTGCTCGGCCTCGTTCTGCTCGGCGTCATCGTGTTCGCGCCGGGCGGGATCTGGGGGATGATCGCGAGCCGCAGGAGGGCCGCATGA
- the phnF gene encoding phosphonate metabolism transcriptional regulator PhnF → MTDGVVTVLARGEGLAAWRQIADGVAADIEAGRLVAGAQLPTEAALAARFGVNRHTVRRALAVLAERGLVRATQGRGTFVETTRLAYPIGRRTRFSEIVSKAGREAWGDLIAAEKAPADPATAEALRLTPGDPMLELLTIHRADGTPLSTARTCLPLPRFEGFAQAYATLGSLTRAYAEFGIADYTRLSTRIHARPASADEAARLDLAPGRVLIVLTSVNVDAAGVPIQATRSLFAADRVELVVEG, encoded by the coding sequence ATGACGGACGGTGTGGTGACGGTTCTGGCGCGAGGCGAGGGACTGGCGGCCTGGCGCCAGATCGCGGACGGCGTGGCGGCCGACATCGAGGCCGGGCGCCTGGTCGCGGGCGCGCAGCTGCCGACGGAAGCCGCGCTCGCGGCGCGGTTCGGCGTCAACCGTCACACCGTGCGCCGGGCGCTGGCGGTCCTCGCCGAGCGCGGCCTGGTGCGGGCGACCCAGGGGCGCGGCACCTTCGTGGAGACGACGCGGCTCGCCTACCCGATCGGCCGGCGCACCCGGTTCTCGGAGATCGTCAGCAAGGCCGGTCGCGAGGCCTGGGGCGACCTGATCGCTGCGGAGAAGGCTCCGGCCGATCCCGCCACCGCGGAGGCCTTACGGCTCACGCCTGGTGATCCGATGCTCGAATTGCTGACCATCCACCGCGCCGACGGCACGCCGCTCTCGACCGCCCGCACCTGCCTTCCGCTGCCCCGCTTCGAGGGATTCGCGCAGGCTTACGCCACGCTCGGCTCGCTCACCCGCGCCTATGCGGAGTTCGGCATCGCCGACTACACCCGCCTGTCCACCCGCATCCACGCCCGCCCGGCCAGCGCCGACGAGGCCGCCCGCCTCGACCTCGCGCCGGGGCGGGTGCTGATCGTGCTCACCAGCGTCAACGTCGACGCGGCGGGCGTGCCGATCCAGGCGACCCGCAGCCTGTTCGCGGCCGACCGGGTGGAGCTGGTGGTGGAGGGGTAG
- the phnG gene encoding phosphonate C-P lyase system protein PhnG encodes MALCGEARPEELRRALAQLGATRDSDDLVEDLRPPETGLVMTRGRIGGDGRPFNLGEATVTRAAVRLPGGETGFAYHLGRDRAKARLAATLDALWQVRERRAAVEAALAPVAARRAQERAAQARRIAATRVNFFTMARGED; translated from the coding sequence ATGGCGCTCTGCGGCGAGGCCCGCCCCGAGGAGCTGCGCCGGGCGCTGGCGCAGCTCGGCGCGACCCGGGATTCGGACGACCTCGTCGAGGACCTGCGCCCGCCCGAGACCGGCCTGGTGATGACCCGCGGCCGCATCGGCGGCGACGGTCGCCCGTTCAACCTGGGCGAGGCGACCGTGACTCGGGCGGCGGTGCGCCTTCCGGGCGGCGAGACCGGCTTCGCCTACCATCTCGGCCGCGACCGGGCGAAGGCGCGGCTCGCCGCCACGCTCGATGCCTTGTGGCAGGTGCGAGAGCGGCGCGCGGCGGTGGAGGCGGCACTCGCGCCCGTCGCCGCCCGCCGGGCACAGGAGCGCGCGGCGCAAGCGCGCCGCATCGCGGCGACGCGGGTGAACTTCTTCACCATGGCCAGGGGGGAGGATTGA
- a CDS encoding ABC transporter ATP-binding protein — MTALLQARDLRLAFGGLKAADGIDLDVEDGEFLAIIGPNGAGKTTFINMTTGYLKPQGGSIAFEGKPILGLSPRRIVGLGVARSFQLPQLFTEHTVLQNVALAVAAREGMWSVLNPLLRPRFRDEAAELIARFGLARITDVRADALNEGARKLVDIAMAVALRPRLLMMDEPTSGVAAAEKMAIVETLVRVLREARVTAVFVEHDMEVVGRFADRVAVWGQGKIAALGPPAQILNDPEVQRTVIGIAPGGGAHAAA, encoded by the coding sequence ATGACCGCGCTTCTCCAGGCCCGGGACCTGCGCCTCGCCTTCGGCGGCCTCAAGGCCGCCGACGGGATCGACCTCGACGTCGAGGACGGCGAGTTCCTGGCGATCATCGGCCCGAACGGCGCCGGCAAGACCACCTTCATCAACATGACGACCGGCTACCTCAAGCCGCAAGGTGGCTCGATCGCCTTCGAGGGCAAGCCGATCCTCGGCCTGTCGCCGCGGCGCATCGTCGGGCTCGGGGTGGCGCGCAGCTTCCAGCTGCCGCAGCTCTTCACCGAGCACACCGTGCTGCAGAACGTGGCGCTCGCGGTCGCGGCCCGCGAGGGCATGTGGTCGGTGCTCAACCCGCTGCTCCGCCCGCGCTTCCGCGACGAGGCGGCGGAGCTGATCGCGCGCTTCGGCCTCGCCCGCATCACCGACGTGCGGGCCGACGCCCTCAACGAGGGCGCGCGCAAGCTCGTCGACATCGCGATGGCGGTGGCGCTCCGCCCCCGCCTCCTCATGATGGACGAGCCGACGAGCGGCGTCGCGGCGGCCGAGAAGATGGCCATCGTCGAGACCCTGGTGCGGGTCCTGCGCGAGGCCCGCGTGACGGCGGTGTTCGTGGAGCACGACATGGAGGTGGTCGGGCGCTTCGCCGACCGGGTGGCGGTGTGGGGCCAGGGCAAGATCGCGGCGCTCGGGCCTCCCGCCCAGATCCTCAACGACCCGGAGGTGCAGCGCACGGTGATCGGCATCGCTCCCGGTGGAGGCGCCCATGCTGCGGCTTGA
- a CDS encoding ABC transporter ATP-binding protein, with translation MLRLEGAAVEIAGAPVLRGVSLQVPPGGRVALIGRNGAGKTTTLRALMGLLPLREGTITLDGREAGAVPAHHRARLGIGYAPEERKLFGSFTVQDNLLLPAQVLGLPKAEVSRRLDSVYALLPELKDFAPRKAAGLSGGQGKMVALGRALMVGTRAVLLDEPFQGLAPALALRYAEALARLRAALPDVAILITESSPDLLRALVDTTIQIERGEISAA, from the coding sequence ATGCTGCGGCTTGAGGGGGCGGCGGTCGAGATCGCGGGGGCACCGGTCCTGCGCGGCGTCTCGCTCCAGGTGCCGCCGGGGGGCCGCGTGGCGCTGATCGGCCGCAACGGCGCCGGCAAGACCACGACGCTCCGCGCCCTGATGGGGCTGCTGCCCTTGCGCGAGGGGACGATCACGCTCGACGGGCGGGAGGCCGGCGCCGTGCCGGCGCATCACCGCGCCCGGCTCGGGATCGGCTACGCGCCTGAGGAGCGCAAGCTGTTCGGCAGCTTCACGGTGCAGGACAACCTGCTGCTGCCGGCCCAGGTGCTCGGCCTGCCGAAGGCGGAGGTCTCCCGCCGGCTCGATTCCGTCTACGCGCTCCTGCCGGAGCTCAAGGACTTCGCCCCCCGCAAGGCGGCGGGCCTGTCGGGCGGCCAGGGCAAGATGGTGGCGCTCGGCCGCGCGCTCATGGTCGGCACCCGGGCGGTGCTGCTCGACGAGCCGTTCCAGGGCCTCGCCCCGGCGCTGGCCCTTCGCTACGCCGAGGCCCTGGCCCGCCTGCGGGCCGCGCTCCCCGACGTCGCGATCCTGATCACCGAGAGCAGCCCCGACCTGCTGCGGGCGCTCGTCGACACCACCATCCAGATCGAGCGCGGCGAGATCTCGGCCGCCTGA
- a CDS encoding ABC transporter substrate-binding protein, giving the protein MLNPLRATLLTAAALCALAAPTRAAEPRLSDGKVKLAVLNDMSSVYADSTGRGSVIAAEMAVKDFGGSLDGKPIEVVFADHQNKPDVGSNIARQWYDRDGVDVILDVPTSSVALAVQQIAKEKGKLLIVSGGGTSDLTGAQCSPTGIQWTYDTYALSHVSGSAAVKRGLDTWAFVTADYAFGHALERDAVAEVKRSGGKVLSTVRAPFATADFSSFLLQAQGSGAKLIAFANAGGDTVNAIKQAHEFGIVQGGQTLLALLINIDDVHSLGIEVAQNLLLTTAFYWDRTLETRAFATRFKEKAGLMPTMHQAGVYSSVLHYLKAVQAAGTDDAKTVIAKMRETPVNDMFATNGRIREDGRMVHDMYLMQVKTPKESTGEWDLYKLVATVPGDQAFRPLNEGGCPLVTAAK; this is encoded by the coding sequence ATGCTCAACCCCCTCCGCGCCACGTTGCTCACCGCCGCGGCCCTCTGTGCCCTCGCCGCCCCGACCCGTGCCGCCGAGCCGCGACTCAGCGACGGAAAGGTCAAGCTCGCGGTGCTCAACGACATGTCGAGCGTCTACGCCGATTCCACCGGCCGCGGCTCGGTGATCGCCGCCGAGATGGCGGTGAAGGATTTCGGCGGCAGCCTCGACGGCAAGCCGATCGAGGTCGTCTTCGCCGACCACCAGAACAAGCCCGACGTCGGCTCGAACATCGCCCGGCAATGGTACGACCGCGACGGCGTCGACGTGATCCTCGACGTGCCGACCTCCTCGGTCGCGCTCGCCGTGCAGCAGATCGCCAAGGAGAAGGGCAAGCTCCTGATCGTGTCGGGCGGCGGCACCTCGGACCTGACCGGCGCGCAATGCTCGCCGACCGGCATCCAGTGGACCTACGACACCTACGCGCTGTCCCACGTCTCGGGCAGCGCCGCGGTCAAGCGCGGCCTCGACACCTGGGCCTTCGTCACCGCCGACTACGCCTTCGGCCACGCGCTCGAGCGCGACGCGGTCGCGGAGGTGAAGCGGTCGGGCGGCAAGGTGCTGTCTACGGTGCGGGCGCCCTTCGCCACCGCCGACTTCTCGTCCTTCCTGCTCCAGGCGCAAGGCTCGGGCGCCAAGCTGATCGCCTTCGCCAACGCGGGCGGCGACACCGTCAACGCGATCAAGCAGGCGCACGAATTCGGCATCGTCCAGGGCGGCCAGACCCTGCTGGCCCTGCTCATCAACATCGACGACGTGCACAGCCTCGGCATCGAGGTGGCGCAGAACCTGCTCCTCACCACCGCCTTCTACTGGGACCGCACGCTCGAGACCCGCGCCTTCGCCACCCGCTTCAAGGAGAAGGCCGGGCTGATGCCGACGATGCACCAGGCCGGCGTCTATTCCTCGGTGCTGCACTATTTGAAGGCCGTGCAGGCGGCCGGGACCGACGACGCGAAGACCGTCATCGCCAAGATGCGCGAGACCCCGGTCAACGACATGTTCGCGACGAACGGCCGGATCCGCGAGGACGGCCGCATGGTCCACGACATGTACCTGATGCAGGTGAAGACCCCGAAGGAATCGACCGGCGAGTGGGACCTCTACAAGCTTGTCGCCACCGTGCCGGGGGACCAGGCGTTCCGGCCGCTCAATGAGGGCGGATGCCCGCTGGTGACGGCCGCGAAGTAG
- the mutM gene encoding bifunctional DNA-formamidopyrimidine glycosylase/DNA-(apurinic or apyrimidinic site) lyase, whose product MPELPEVETVRRGLEPAMVGARFTEVVLNRPNLRFPFPARFAARVKGREVTALSRRAKYLVAELSSGEALIMHLGMSGRFDVHLPDGRHVSPGDFYLEGAQGQSKHDHVRFDLSNGARVVYNDARRFGFMDLVPSADLATCRHFAGMGIEPLGNELSGETIARLFWGKRTPLKAALLDQRLIAGLGNIYVCEALHRARLHPEAPAGTLADVAGRPTAKAKRLATVIRDVLTEAVAAGGSTLRDYVHTDGSAGAFQHAFRVYDREGLACTAKGCRGVVRRLVQSGRSTFFCETCQPG is encoded by the coding sequence ATGCCGGAACTCCCCGAAGTCGAGACCGTGCGCCGCGGCCTGGAGCCGGCGATGGTCGGCGCCCGCTTCACCGAGGTCGTGCTGAACCGGCCGAACCTCCGCTTCCCCTTCCCAGCCCGCTTCGCCGCGCGGGTGAAAGGACGGGAGGTCACCGCCCTGTCGCGGCGCGCCAAGTACCTCGTCGCCGAACTGTCCTCCGGCGAGGCGCTGATCATGCATCTCGGCATGAGCGGGCGCTTCGACGTGCACCTGCCCGACGGCCGGCACGTGTCGCCCGGCGACTTCTACCTCGAGGGCGCGCAGGGCCAGTCGAAGCACGACCACGTCCGGTTCGATCTCTCGAACGGCGCCCGGGTCGTCTACAACGACGCCCGCCGCTTCGGCTTCATGGACCTGGTGCCGTCCGCCGATCTCGCCACCTGCCGCCACTTCGCCGGCATGGGCATCGAGCCCTTGGGCAACGAACTCTCGGGCGAGACGATCGCGCGGCTGTTCTGGGGTAAGCGCACGCCGCTCAAGGCCGCGCTCCTCGACCAGCGGCTGATCGCGGGTCTGGGCAACATCTACGTCTGCGAGGCGCTGCACCGGGCGCGTCTCCACCCGGAAGCACCCGCCGGAACGCTGGCCGACGTCGCCGGCCGCCCGACCGCGAAAGCCAAGCGCCTCGCTACCGTGATCCGCGACGTTCTCACCGAGGCGGTGGCGGCGGGCGGCTCGACCTTGCGCGACTACGTCCACACCGACGGCAGCGCGGGCGCGTTCCAGCACGCCTTCCGGGTCTACGACCGGGAGGGGCTGGCCTGCACGGCGAAGGGCTGCCGGGGCGTGGTGCGGCGGCTGGTCCAGTCGGGGCGCTCGACGTTCTTCTGCGAGACGTGCCAGCCGGGGTGA
- the ubiB gene encoding 2-polyprenylphenol 6-hydroxylase, with the protein MLSLVAHLARGIHVGWVMAREGALAFVDAAELPPHLRLVLRLGRKLERPNLGPGRLPAALTRLGPSYVKFGQFLATRPDIVGVAAARDLERLQDRVPPFPQDVAVATLEATLGRPLHALFTSFSEPIAAASIAQVHKAHVREPDGTERVVAVKIMRPGVRERFARDIQAMRFMARVVEALRPEAERLRPREVVETLARSVAMEMDLRLEAAALSELAENIKDDPEFRVPQPVWELTGRDVLASEWIDGIRLNDREAIVAAGHDVAALGQTVIQSFLRHAIRDGFFHADMHPGNLFVDPAGRLVAVDFGIMGRLGIKERRFLAEILLGFILRDYRRVAEVHFEAGYVPSHHSVDDFAQAIRAIGEPIHQRRADEISMAKVLTLLFDITALFDMSTRTELVMLQKTMVVVEGVARSLDPRLDMWTSAEPVVRSWLARNLGPIGRADQARRAVLTLADVVADVPDLAQRAKRVLVRLDEEGLREVSRVERRIRIETKRMVWSTLALWVIAGSLLAIALR; encoded by the coding sequence GTGCTGAGCCTCGTCGCCCACCTCGCGCGGGGCATCCATGTCGGCTGGGTGATGGCGCGCGAGGGCGCGCTCGCCTTCGTCGACGCCGCCGAGCTGCCGCCCCACCTGCGCCTCGTCCTGCGGCTCGGCCGCAAGCTCGAGCGGCCGAATCTCGGCCCCGGCCGCCTGCCCGCGGCGCTCACCCGGCTCGGGCCGTCCTACGTCAAGTTCGGCCAGTTCCTGGCGACCCGGCCCGACATCGTCGGCGTGGCGGCGGCCCGCGACCTCGAACGCCTGCAGGACCGGGTGCCGCCCTTCCCGCAAGACGTCGCGGTCGCGACCCTGGAGGCGACCCTCGGCCGGCCGCTCCACGCGCTGTTCACCTCGTTCAGCGAGCCGATCGCCGCCGCCTCGATCGCCCAGGTGCACAAGGCGCATGTCCGCGAGCCGGACGGCACCGAGCGGGTGGTCGCGGTCAAGATCATGCGGCCGGGGGTGCGCGAGCGCTTCGCCCGCGACATCCAGGCGATGCGCTTCATGGCCCGGGTGGTCGAGGCCCTGCGCCCCGAGGCCGAGCGCCTGCGCCCGCGCGAGGTGGTGGAGACGCTCGCCCGCTCGGTCGCGATGGAGATGGACCTCCGGCTCGAGGCCGCCGCCCTCTCGGAACTCGCCGAGAACATCAAGGACGATCCCGAGTTCCGGGTGCCGCAGCCGGTCTGGGAGCTGACCGGCCGGGACGTGCTGGCGAGCGAGTGGATCGACGGCATCCGCCTCAACGACCGTGAGGCGATCGTGGCGGCCGGCCACGACGTGGCGGCTCTGGGTCAGACTGTGATCCAGTCCTTCCTGCGCCACGCGATCCGGGACGGCTTCTTCCACGCCGACATGCATCCCGGGAACCTGTTCGTCGATCCGGCCGGGCGGCTGGTGGCGGTCGATTTCGGCATCATGGGCCGGCTCGGCATCAAGGAGCGCCGGTTCCTCGCGGAGATCCTGCTCGGCTTCATCCTGCGCGACTACCGCCGGGTGGCGGAGGTGCATTTCGAGGCCGGCTACGTCCCCTCGCACCACTCCGTCGACGATTTCGCGCAGGCCATCCGGGCGATCGGCGAGCCGATCCACCAGCGCCGGGCCGACGAGATCTCGATGGCGAAGGTGCTGACGCTCCTCTTCGACATCACGGCGCTGTTCGACATGAGCACCCGCACCGAGCTGGTGATGCTCCAGAAGACCATGGTGGTGGTCGAGGGCGTCGCCCGCTCCCTCGACCCGCGCCTCGACATGTGGACGAGCGCCGAGCCGGTGGTGCGGTCCTGGCTCGCCCGCAACCTCGGGCCGATCGGCCGGGCCGACCAGGCCCGCCGCGCGGTGCTGACCCTCGCCGACGTCGTCGCCGACGTGCCCGACCTCGCGCAACGCGCCAAGCGCGTGCTGGTGCGCCTCGACGAGGAGGGCCTGCGCGAGGTCTCCCGCGTCGAGCGGCGCATCCGCATCGAGACCAAGCGGATGGTGTGGTCGACCCTGGCCCTGTGGGTGATCGCCGGGTCGCTGCTGGCGATCGCGTTGCGGTAA
- the ubiE gene encoding bifunctional demethylmenaquinone methyltransferase/2-methoxy-6-polyprenyl-1,4-benzoquinol methylase UbiE — protein sequence MAGDETSTDFGFERVRLAEKQDRVNEVFRSVAKRYDLMNDLMSGGLHRAWKSAFVSTLRPSRTRPFRLLDVAGGTGDIAFRTLEAGGPDTKVTVLDINEAMLGVGRERAGHLYGSRIDFVAGNAESLPLPGDTFDAYTIAFGIRNVPRIEHALAEAHRVLKVGGRFLCLEFSHVDVPGLDKIYEAYSFKVIPRLGAMVAGDKESYQYLVESIRRFPTAGSFARMIEEAGFGHVTHRPLSGGICAIHSGWKLA from the coding sequence ATGGCCGGCGACGAGACCAGCACCGATTTCGGCTTCGAGCGCGTCCGGCTCGCGGAGAAGCAGGACCGCGTCAACGAGGTCTTCCGCTCGGTGGCCAAGCGCTACGACCTGATGAACGACCTGATGTCGGGCGGCCTGCACCGGGCCTGGAAGAGCGCCTTCGTGTCGACGTTGCGCCCCTCGCGCACCCGGCCGTTCCGCCTGCTCGACGTCGCCGGCGGCACCGGCGACATCGCGTTCCGGACGCTCGAGGCCGGCGGGCCCGACACCAAGGTCACGGTGCTCGACATCAACGAGGCGATGCTCGGCGTCGGCCGCGAGCGCGCCGGGCATCTTTACGGCTCGCGCATCGACTTCGTCGCCGGCAACGCCGAGTCGCTGCCGCTGCCGGGCGACACCTTCGACGCCTACACCATCGCGTTCGGCATCCGGAACGTGCCGCGGATCGAGCACGCGCTGGCGGAAGCCCACCGGGTGCTCAAGGTCGGCGGTCGCTTCCTGTGCCTCGAATTCTCGCATGTCGACGTGCCGGGGCTCGACAAGATCTACGAGGCCTACTCGTTCAAGGTGATCCCGCGCCTCGGCGCGATGGTCGCCGGCGACAAGGAATCCTACCAGTACCTCGTCGAGTCGATCCGCCGCTTCCCGACCGCCGGCAGCTTTGCCCGGATGATCGAGGAGGCGGGCTTCGGTCACGTCACCCACCGGCCGCTCTCGGGCGGCATCTGCGCCATCCATTCCGGCTGGAAGCTCGCGTGA